TTCAAACATCATAACAAACATGTCAGCTGTTTCTTTTAATGCGGCTTCGGCATTTACTTTTTCAGACTTAATCTTGTCCTCGATTGGTCCATTTAACTCCGGATCAGTGAGAACAAGTAAATGTGCTTCAAAGATAGCTGCTTTATCAGCACCAAGTTCAACATGGGCACGATCACGAATCGCCTCAAGCTCTGCTTTAGATTTCTCTATTGCCGACTTAAAACGAGATACCTCTGAAGCAGTATCTTCAATTGTCTTTTTATCAAATGATAAATTTGGTTCTACCAAGCGATATGCTTTTGCAATGGCAATGCCATTGGAAGCAGCAATTCCCTGTAAAAATGCCATTATTCAGCCAGTCCTTCTTTTTTCAATAATTCTTCAAGGCTTCTTAAAGCTTCTTCACTGTCACTTCCTTCAGCACTAATAGCAATATCTGCACCCTGGCCAATTCCTAGAGACATAACGCCCATAATCGATTTTAAGTTAACCTTCTTACCCTTATATTCTAAATTGATTTCTGAATCAAATTTGCTTGCTGTTTGTACAAGTAATGTTGCTGGTCTAGCGTGAATCCCTGTATCAGCTGTTACTTTAAATTGTTTTTCTGCCATGTTAAATCAATCTCCTTCTCATTAATGTAAAATGATGCTGGCTTATTACTACTAACAGCTTATAGTCAGATAAGACCACTGAGCTAATTGTTATATTTTCTCCAAAAAGAAATGAAGTATGTAAGCGACGAGCCTCATTTTATTATTAGATTTTCATACATTTGCTAGAATAACATGTTCACACCTTAGAGACAACCTATATCACTTTTTGTAAGCGCATTAAAAAATCGACAAATCGTTTTTTTGAAAAAGTTCACAAAATAGCCATAAAAAAAGCTTACCTTATAGGCAGCTCATCAACTAGATCCTTTATTAAATGATCCCTAAACCTTACACTGTACCAGAAGCAATCTTCAAAGCAGTTTCTAATTCTTTCGTATATTTTACTTTATCTGTTTCATTCCATTCCAATTTATCTGCCATAAACTCAATAACTGGTTTTTTATAAGAATCGACAGAATGAATATTGAATAAGACATCTCCAGAACGGCGTATAAAAAAGTCAGTTGGCGAGGCAGCCATTTCACAATACAGCGCATAAACAAGCTTTGCAAAAAGCATGTCCGGGATGCCATATTTTATCGCCTCTGTTCGATTTGCGCGGAAAAAATGAAAGACCTCTTCAATATTTGATCCATATATAGAAGCTAGCTGTCTAGACTCTATTAAAGTAAGACCAGATTCCACTCCCATTGATGCTTTTTGTGAGATAAAATCAGGAAATTTTGCTGATCCGCCTACATTCCCACCAGAAACAGCCAATTTTTTCGTTTTACATGCTGTGTATAGGGTATTTTCTTGTTTGGACAAACCTGCCGCTAACAAATTAACCACGGCTTCAGCCATTTTTCGATAACCTGTTAGTTTTCCTCCTGCTATTGTTATTAGCCCCGAATGTGACTCCCAAATTTCGTCCTTCCTTGAAATATCCGAAGCTTTCTTGCCTTCCTCAAAAATGAGCGGGCGCAGCCCTGCCCAACTTGACTCAATGTCTTCATCTTGAATATTCATTTCAGGAAACATATAATTTATTGCATTGATTAAGTAATTTCGGTCATTTTTGGTTATCAAAGGCTGTAGTTTATCTCCATTAAAGAAAGTATCTGTTGTACCGACATACGTTTTACCTTCACGAGGTATGGCAAAAACCATTCTGTTATCAGGGGTATCAAAATAAATAGACTGCTTTAATGGAAATCGACCTTGATCAATGACAAGATGAACTCCTTTTGTTAGTTGCAGCGATTTTCCATTATTAGAATGATCGAGTTGACGCACATCTTCCACCCAAGGGCCCGCTGCATTAACAATTTTTTTTGCGCAAATCTCGTATTCAGTTCCTGTAAATTCATCTTTGACCATTACCCCGTTGATGGTATTTTTTTGATAAATAAACCCAATGACCTTTGTATAATTAATTGGCAGGGCACCGTTTTCATTTGCCTTTTTTAAAACTTCAATCGTCAAACGTGCATCGTCAGTACGGTACTCCACATAGTATCCACCGCCAATTAATCCTTCCTTCTTTAACAATGGTTCTTTGGCTAATGTCTGTTCTTTCGAAAGCATGACCCTTCTCTCTGTTTTTTTAACTCCTGCGAGAAAATCATAAACTCTTAAACCTATGGAAGTACTAAACCTGCCAAAGGTACCTCCTTGATAGATAGGAAGTAACATCCATTCAGGTTTTGTTACATGAGGACCGTTTTCAAAAACAATTTCCCGTTCTTTCCCCACTTCAGCCACCATTTTTATTTCGAATTGTTTTAAATAACGAAGCCCGCCATGAATTAATTTTGTTGAACGACTGGATGTGCCAAAAGCAAAATCCTGCATTTCAACTAGTGCTGTTGTCATCCCTCTCGTTGTGGCATCCAGTGCAATCCCTGCTCCAGTAATCCCGCCGCCAATCACTAAAACATCAAATTCGATCTTTTTCAAGCTTTCAATCATTTCATTCCTATTTATGTTAGAAAACTTCATATTTTTCCCCCTAAATAGAAGACGATAATTGAAAAGATTTATCAAATCTATTTAAAGACCATCGCAGCATCGACTGCCTTTTTCCATCCATTATAAAGGCTCTTTCTCTCCTCATCAGACATTGTCGGATCGAATTTCTGCTCAGTTGCCCATTGCCTTGATATTTCCTCCTGGCTTTCCCAGTAACCTACCGCCAGTCCAGCTAGATATGCTGCTCCAAGCGCAGTGGTTTCACTAACTTTCGGTCTTTCTACTGGTACATTTAAAATATCACTTTGGAATTCCATTAAAAAATTATTTTTTACTGCACCGCCATCTACACGAAGGGTTTTTAGCGTGATTAAAGAATCAGCTTCCATCGCAGATAGTACGTCTTTGGTTTGATAAGCTAAAGATTCGAGTGTAGCCCTGACAAAATGTTCCTTTGTGGTTCCTCTTGTTAAGCCAAAAACAGCACCTCTTACATCACTATCCCAATAAGGTGTCCCTAAACCTACAAATGCAGGAACAACATATACACCTTCAGTAGAACACACTTTTAATGCATAAGACTCACTATCTTTAGCATCTTTAAACATTCTCAATCCGTCACGGAGCCACTGAATAGCTGAACCTGCAACAAAGATACTTCCTTCAAGACAATATTCAACCTTTCCGTTAAGTCCCCATGCTATAGTCGTCAGTAAGCCATTTTTAGACCGAACCGCTTTATCACCTGTATTCATCAGCATAAAACAACCCGTACCGTAAGTATTCTTAGCCATCCCTTTTTCGAAGCACGCTTGCCCGAAAAGTGCAGCCTGCTGGTCACCAGCTATCCCTGCAATGGGTGTCTCCCTTCCAAAAAAATGATAATCGACTGTATTTGCATATATTGCAGATGAGGGCATAACTTCAGGCAGCATAGCTTTAGGAATGTCCAATATCGTAAGTAATTCATCATCCCACTTAAGGTCATAAATATTAAACATTAATGTCCTGGAGGCATTGGAGTAATCTGTTACATGTGCACGTCCTCCCGAAAGCTTCCATACAATCCAAGTATCAATAGTTCCAAATAAAAGCTTACCCTGTAACGCTTTTTCACGTGCACCATCGACATGATCCAAAATCCATTTGACTTTTGTTCCTGAAAAATAGGCGTCTATTAAAAGACCTGTTTTTGAGCGAAATAGATCATCATAGCCCTGTGCTTTCAATTCCTCACAAATTTCACTCGTTTGCCTTGATTGCCAAACGATTGCGTTATAGATAGGCTCACCAGTCTCCCTATCCCAAACAACAGTGGTTTCTCGTTGATTCGTGATACCTATTCCATCAATCTGCTCTGGCTTGATTCCAGCTTCAGATAATACTTCAGCAATAACAGATAATACGGAGCCCCAAATTTCATTTGCATTTTGCTCTACCCAGCCAGGTTTAGGAAAATGCTGGGTAAACTCTTTTTGTGCAATAAAAACAATTTCCCCCTGCTTATTGAATAAAATAGCCCGCGAGCTTGTTGTCCCTTGGTCTATAGAGAGAATAAACGTCTCCAAAAAAATCCCCCTATTCACTATATGATTTATTTCTATTTAAAATACGAGAGCATGTTATGGTCAATTAGCTTCTTGGCTCCTTCAGGTATTGATAGAGTACATCTCCACCTCGTTGACCTATGCCACGGAAATGTTTAAAGTCCTCCCTTTTGACAAGGACTTGACGAAAATCCATAAAATCGTCTTTCTTAACATAAAACTCAGATAGCTCACCTTTTTTTAATTTTTCCAAGACTTCTTGCACAAATTGTTCGTTCATAAACGCACCACCTTTATTCCCATTTTATAGTAAGAAGCATTATCGTAGTCAATATTTGTATGATATTCTATAAAAATATCAGCAATAAATGTAAACGATTGCATTTTTTTATATTTGTTATTAAAAATTAACAAAATTGTCAAAAAAAATCCTTTACGAATCATACAAAGTAGTGCAAACTGTAACTTAAATGAATATATATAGATTGTCAGGTAAAGGAGAGAGACTAATTGAAAAAAGCAGAAGTAGGAAATGTCATTGAATTCCGCGGCGGATTAAAAGGTATTGTAGAAAAGGTCAATGAAAACTCTGTAATAGTCGACCTAACACTTATGGATAATTATCGTGACTTAGAATTGGATCAGCGGACTGTTGTAAACCATAAAAATTATAAGATTGTAAAAGAAAGCGCTTATTAAATTGAAAATTTTGTAAATTAGGCAGCCTTAGGCTGCCTTTTTATTTGTTTTACCGTGTTAAATTTGGTCTGTTGATTTCCGTTCCAGGCACTTCGCTTTCCGCGGGCGGTCCGGGGAGCCTCCTCGGCGCTGAAGCGCCTGTGGGGTCTCCCCGGACCCGTCCTCCCGCAGGAGTCTTCGTGCCTACCACTCCAATCAACAGGGTGCAAAATCAACATTTTATTTATCTCGTCCAGCTTCTTTTAATAGCTCATCTTTTGATTTTACTTTTCCGTGCGGGTTTTGGTCTTGTTTACGGACCGTCCATTGTCGCTCTTGCTGGCTTTGGGATTTGCTCATTGTTACTCCTCCTTTCCTTTCACCTTCGTATTTTTTGCATTTTCCTTCTTCTTATTAATAGGAATCGCCCAAAAGTGTGATGTAAACATTTCCTTTCATAAATTTTTTTTGTTAAAATAAATTTTATTGTTAGAAAGGAGGTAATAGAATGAAGAATAGCATTCTTGATCTTCGGCTAATCACTGGTTTCATTATTGCTCATGCTCTTATGTATTTCACCTTTTATGACAGAGCCATATTTTGGTACATATTTACTGGTTCACTTCTTATATTAATTACTTATGCGATGTTTCAAGAAGCTGTAGAAGATGAAGCGTCATTTTTCAAATATATCTCCCTCGGTACTTTATCAGGATTACTTCTCTATTTATTATTTTGGCTGGGCGTACAAGCCTTTGACCTGCTGAATTTGCCTTTTGAAAATAGTATTAAAAAACTCTACCGCTGGTTTGCTCCTGCGTTATTTTGGCAGTACCTGGCACTAATTTTAGTAGCAGCACCTGGAGAAGAACTCTTTTGGCGCGGATTCGTTCAAAAGAGACTACTCCGTTATTTTGGGCCATTCAGGAGTATTTTAATTGCGGCTTTACTTTATGCTTCAGTTCATATCTATTCAGGCACACTAATCCTAATGCTTGCTGCCTTCCTTTCTGGTCTTATGTGGGGTGCACTTTATTTATGGAAGAAAAGTATGCCTTTAGTGATTGTTTCGCATATTGTTTTTGACATCATGATTTTCATTATTTTACCATTAAAATAGGAAAAGCAACTGTCAGAATTATCGACAATGCTTTTCCTATTTTTATCATTTATTCACTTTTTCGTTCAGAGGCTTTCTCCATAATAGGATAAAAAAGATTAGGCTAATATAGCCAAACAATGGATAGAGATTCGACAACAGTTTGCTGTAGTCAATCAGACTGATCAGATAAGAAATGATAAAAATAGCTGTAATCGTAATATAAGTAGGAACCTGAACAAACTGTTTTAACTGACGGTCCAGTCCAAAAACGTTTCCTATGACGGATGTAAAGATTTCACCATAAATAACAAGGACAAATATCCAATAAAAAAAAGGAGCTATTTGCTTCATAATAATTGCCATCGGTATCTCATAGAGCTCTACATTTGGCAGCATTATCAAGGTAAAGTGGCTGGAGATTAAGATGAGAGTTAATGCTGCCCCTCCTAAAATCCCGCCCCACTTTATGGTCCAATCATCTTTTATTTCATTTGCAATTGGAACGAGCACAGCCTGTGCTAAAGCAAGGTTTAACGCTGTATAAGAAAAGGGAGCTAATATACTTTTCCAGCTATCCTCTGTATGTGGTATAAATAATAAATGATTGACAAAATCAGACTGTGTAATAGAAAGTGACATTAACATGAGACTAAAACACACCATAATGGGTACAACAAAGGAATTGACTGCAAATAAGCCCTTTGTACCAACCAGCATGACAAGAAAGGATAAAAATATGGTTATAGATACTCCTAAATTCTTCGTTAGGCCCAATTGCTCTTCGAACACTGCTCCTGCTCCAGCAAGCATAACTGCA
This genomic stretch from Neobacillus niacini harbors:
- a CDS encoding glycerol-3-phosphate dehydrogenase/oxidase, giving the protein MKFSNINRNEMIESLKKIEFDVLVIGGGITGAGIALDATTRGMTTALVEMQDFAFGTSSRSTKLIHGGLRYLKQFEIKMVAEVGKEREIVFENGPHVTKPEWMLLPIYQGGTFGRFSTSIGLRVYDFLAGVKKTERRVMLSKEQTLAKEPLLKKEGLIGGGYYVEYRTDDARLTIEVLKKANENGALPINYTKVIGFIYQKNTINGVMVKDEFTGTEYEICAKKIVNAAGPWVEDVRQLDHSNNGKSLQLTKGVHLVIDQGRFPLKQSIYFDTPDNRMVFAIPREGKTYVGTTDTFFNGDKLQPLITKNDRNYLINAINYMFPEMNIQDEDIESSWAGLRPLIFEEGKKASDISRKDEIWESHSGLITIAGGKLTGYRKMAEAVVNLLAAGLSKQENTLYTACKTKKLAVSGGNVGGSAKFPDFISQKASMGVESGLTLIESRQLASIYGSNIEEVFHFFRANRTEAIKYGIPDMLFAKLVYALYCEMAASPTDFFIRRSGDVLFNIHSVDSYKKPVIEFMADKLEWNETDKVKYTKELETALKIASGTV
- a CDS encoding DUF6254 family protein: MSKSQSQQERQWTVRKQDQNPHGKVKSKDELLKEAGRDK
- a CDS encoding CPBP family intramembrane glutamic endopeptidase encodes the protein MKNSILDLRLITGFIIAHALMYFTFYDRAIFWYIFTGSLLILITYAMFQEAVEDEASFFKYISLGTLSGLLLYLLFWLGVQAFDLLNLPFENSIKKLYRWFAPALFWQYLALILVAAPGEELFWRGFVQKRLLRYFGPFRSILIAALLYASVHIYSGTLILMLAAFLSGLMWGALYLWKKSMPLVIVSHIVFDIMIFIILPLK
- the glpK gene encoding glycerol kinase GlpK — protein: METFILSIDQGTTSSRAILFNKQGEIVFIAQKEFTQHFPKPGWVEQNANEIWGSVLSVIAEVLSEAGIKPEQIDGIGITNQRETTVVWDRETGEPIYNAIVWQSRQTSEICEELKAQGYDDLFRSKTGLLIDAYFSGTKVKWILDHVDGAREKALQGKLLFGTIDTWIVWKLSGGRAHVTDYSNASRTLMFNIYDLKWDDELLTILDIPKAMLPEVMPSSAIYANTVDYHFFGRETPIAGIAGDQQAALFGQACFEKGMAKNTYGTGCFMLMNTGDKAVRSKNGLLTTIAWGLNGKVEYCLEGSIFVAGSAIQWLRDGLRMFKDAKDSESYALKVCSTEGVYVVPAFVGLGTPYWDSDVRGAVFGLTRGTTKEHFVRATLESLAYQTKDVLSAMEADSLITLKTLRVDGGAVKNNFLMEFQSDILNVPVERPKVSETTALGAAYLAGLAVGYWESQEEISRQWATEQKFDPTMSDEERKSLYNGWKKAVDAAMVFK
- a CDS encoding phosphocarrier protein HPr; the protein is MAEKQFKVTADTGIHARPATLLVQTASKFDSEINLEYKGKKVNLKSIMGVMSLGIGQGADIAISAEGSDSEEALRSLEELLKKEGLAE
- a CDS encoding YkvS family protein, which gives rise to MKKAEVGNVIEFRGGLKGIVEKVNENSVIVDLTLMDNYRDLELDQRTVVNHKNYKIVKESAY